From the genome of Oryza glaberrima chromosome 1, OglaRS2, whole genome shotgun sequence:
ggtgttgattgaggtggtcgtGTGTGTTGTCCGTAtcctctctcctcctagggggccttgtatttatacccatagatgtcccttgtccaagtagaactaggaaaccaatatggatacaatccgagtagtccttgtcgtttccatgtagaactctggttgtctttccttatccggaactccctcgaggccagtttccgtataagacatggtatgtggtggatcctgccgagatttagtcaactactattaggtatgtgatatccataaccctgacatatACGATAGCCATTAGGCTCAAttttcatgtgcacatgttgaaataatgagAAGTACATATGCAATgctgtttatttattttggttttcttttttctagtgtatagttgtatacaaattaagggcaaagGGACATTTTCTAACATAATTATGGACTAAAAATAGTCATAAGGCATATTAAGTGGGCCCAAGGATGATTTTAGGCCAAAACAAATACTTAGAGGACctatgtggacaaaatgaacctgaaggaccaaattgagccttcgataaaacttgaaggactaaattagctattcaacTTCTAAAACCTGTGCAAACGATATCAGTCGATAGTGTTGTCTCCAGTTTTAgctgacatggcgcttacgtggctcctttgactaggtcttcatcccacgcgacgcttacgtggcattatcattcgaaaaaataataaaataatagaaaaatagtgGGCCCACTGGTCATAaccctttcttccttttctcttttcttcctctctttcttgtGGCCGGAGATGTTGGGGGCTGATGGCAAGTGGGCCATCGGCGAGGTGAGCGGGCCGAGACAACCGAGGCAGAGTATAGACACCATCGTCCGCAGGTAGACGATGCAGTTGAGCTCCATGATTGGCGCCGCCATCCCCCACAGCTCTCATAGCTCCGACAACACTAACGACTGGTCCTCCCCGTCCTCATCCATCCACCGCGCCCATGCTACCGACATCACCGGCTCGCCTGCTCCCGCGTCATCCATTATTGGCCGTCGGACCTTGCCATCGGTAAAATGAGTCTAATCTTTCATGGGCTTGACCACATCATATGGGCCTCACgtcccacatatatgtttttttttaaaaaaagtaaattatttTAATTCATTTCAAATGTATATCAATAAAATTTATACGTACAAAAGTTTATGTACataaaatttatacatatgtataaactGGTTTGCATTTAAAGTTCTAAGTATCTTCTTTGCCTAGGTTaacatgttaattttttttcaaatttatacaacatgttaaatttatttcaaatttatacGTAGAAAGTTTCCATACAGAAAGGTGTCATATGtgcaaaatatatgtatatattgtaAAAAATCTATGTATATTGTTTTTGGATTGCGGCAACATGCAGGTGCTCATGGACTAAAGGAAGAAGAGATTGTCAGACATGAGTTACAGGGTTGGGCTTTTGTGAAATGGATTTAGTGTCGCTTTGTCAGGTTGGAACCGCGCGATACAGTGGTTAGCGATCGATCGCGCATCAGGGTACTCATTTGGGCTTAGCTCCAAAGACCCTGTTTATATGGTACTTAAAAAGTAAGTTCCCGTATGTttgatactaattataaatattaaacgtagactattaataaaacccatacataatcttggactaatttgcgagacgaatctattgagtctaattaatccgtgattagcctatgtgatgctacagtaaacattctctaattatggattaattaggcttaaaaaatttgtctcgcaaattagcttttatttatgtaattagttttgtaagtagtctatatttaataccctaaattagtgtctaaatacagagactaaagttaagtccctggatccaaacaccacctaaggctgtgttctttgcaACACTTTCCAACTTCACTCCCTCGTTTTTCACACGCATGTTTTTCACCCTgttaaacggtgtttttttttcaataagttTCTAttgaaaagttgttttaaaaaaatcaatacgtGGTGGCTTATTTTTCTAATCCTTTTTCACGGTGGGAGTAGTTGAGTACATTTAACTTACAACACGAGATGTTGCAACGTTTGTTTGGTTTGGACACGTGaacttattttttattagttgAAAAGATAATGTAAAtgaagaaattattatattttaagataaatttgaagtactagaaattgttatattttgggatggagggttCATTTGGTATGGAGAAAGCAAATTGACCCTATCAAATTGTTCGACTTGTTGAATTGCCCATGGCTCACATAAACACAAAACACAAGTTTGGTGATAGTATTAAATCAAACAAAATGATAATTAATCTACTTTTTGCAAGAAATATAGCCAAAGTTTGGAATCCAAATTTAAACAACCTTCCCACGAAAAATTGGCAATGAAAATTTCTTTATCATTGTTCAAAAATTGATATAAGGTTATGATTGGAAAAGAATTAAATCACGCCCATAGTTTCCCATCGTGTCAAAGCGGTCGGTTATCCAGTTGGAACTTATCCAACAGAACATctcattaacacgtgattaattaaatattagctaaaattaacttaaaaaataaattaatataatttttaaaagcaactttcatatatatttttttaaaaaatattatttagcagtttaaaaaacgtgcccACAAGATAGCGGAGTCgggaacacagcctaaattgCGCCGTACACAGAGACGGACTAACACCTTGTACTGAGTCGCTTAAGCCCGGTCAAGTCAACTAACAAGTGTTCGATGGATTCTTTTTTAGCAGAAACCAAACTCGTCCGGACTACTCCGGATCGAGCAAACGAACAGAACACGGGGACGCCTGTATTGTGTCGTATCGCCATGGCTCTCCCACCGCGTTtgctccccttcttcctcctcatcggcGTCCATGCCTCCGTTTCCCATGGCTCGCCTCTCCCACCCACTTACAACACTTCCATTTGCTCCAAGTCATACGAGTGCGGAGGCGTCAATATCTCCTATCCTTTCTATCTTTCCAACGCAACCGATGATTACACTCCATTTTCTTGCGGCTACACCGATTTGACGATCTTTTGCAGCCGGGACCGGGACGGGAGGAACGAGACTCCCACCATCCTACTCGGTGGAGACAACTACACTGTGCTGAACATCTTCTACGACAATCGCACCATCGTGCCCGCGGACACCGATGCCCTCCGCGGCGGCAGCTGCCCCCGAGTGCGCCACAACGTCACCTTCGGCCAGGCCTACGAGTGGCTTCAATACACCGGCTCCCGTGACAACCTCACCTTCTTCTTCGGCTGCAAACTCAACCTTTCACCACCAATCGATCCAAGGCTGGTTAGTGGCGGCAACGACCAGTCCACCACAAAATTAATCTAAAGgcaagccccccccccccaaaaaaaaaaaaaaaaaaaacgccttCTCTGAGCTCGTTAGCCATGCCTCTCCTGCTatgccgccggcggctgctgctgctgctgctcctcttgGTTGCCGCTTCCCATGGCGATGCTTCCAGTGATACCTACGACACCTCGATTTGCCTGGAGAAACCAACCACCTGCGGGAACGTCAGTATCAGCTACCCGTTCTACCTCGCTAAGGAGACGCAAGATATCAACGGGTCCAGCAACTCATACTGCGGATACCCCGGCTTGGCGATCGATTGCGACGACGCGCAGCCCATCCTGCAACTCAACGGCGCCGAGAAGTACAAGGTTAACTACATCAACTACGGGAACGGGAGCATCACCAACGTGTCCCTGGTCGATCAGGAGGTCGTCAACGACAGCAGCGGCTGCCCAAGAGTCGATCACAACATGACGATCCCACCGATCTCATGGCTGTTCTTGCCTGGCATGTCGGTCGATTACCTCGTCTTCTTTCTCAGCTGCTCCTTCCCGAATCTCTTCCTCCCACCGGAAAACACCGATCCGATCACCTGCAGCTTTATCGGTCTCACTGGACAGTCCTACGTGCTTCCGAAGGATCAAGTGCCGCCTGGGAGCTGGACGCAGTTTTGCCAGAAAATCTACGAAGTTCCTGTGGTCAAATATGAACCGATGGACCCAAAAGGTGACGCATGGAGGAAGGGTGGATACGGGCAGGTTCTTCTTCAGGGCTTCGCGTTGTCAGTGAACGATAGCAGGAGGCCCCCCAATTGTACGCAGTGCGAGGAGTCCGAAGGACGGTGCGGTTTCAGCCAAGCCAGGGAATTCATCGGCTGCTTGTGCCCAAACGGACGAGTGCGCTCTCTCAGGTGCTATGACAGCGACCTCACTGGTGAGCCATCTGAAGATCGTACTAACCCTAGTACCCTTTTCGCTTCTTGTTTCGTTTTCTTCCTTTTGGAATAGCCTGAACTTTTTTGGTCCGGGATTTAGGTGGATTACTGTCCCCTTTTCGAGAAGGTgtggaatttatttttcatgagTAGAGTGTTATGCAAATCAAATACAGTACATAAATGGTTTCATGCATCTGCATGGCTGCATCAAAGGCTATATGCGAGCTTGGAAAAACCTTTTAGCTAGTTTATGGGCATCAGCATCCCTGGACTCCTTTCCCCCTACCGGGCATTTGGGACAGGGCAGTGGAAGCCTAGGCCTGGGCCAGCCCTTGATATACTATTGCCAGTAACAATTTACAGAGTATATGTTACGTACCAATCCTAAATGCGAAAAACTAATCATACAGAATTGTGTTGTCAGTATAGTGCAAGCAGCATCTTGGGAAAAAAGTATAGTGCAAATATATTTGCACGTATGCAATTATTTATTAGTAACTGCATATTTAATCTATTTACATGAATTTCTGTTTGAATATTGCAGGGTATTCAAGCTTAAAGGGGAGAATGAAACTTTGTAAGAGACTAATCTTTCTCTATATGCTTCTTATTTGTGTCCATATAGATTCACTCTGGCCATGTGTTCTTAAAATGATTTCGTCTACAATCTAATAAGACAACAAAATTTGTGCTACACCAGACTCgaaaatttagctccaggagttggttctggagtggagttgtggagcagccaaaacccagctccacatctCTATTTCATTTTGTAAGAgtgctccacccagctccgctcTCATTTTAAGTGGAGTTGaaattgtttggctgagctccatctccaggagaggtggagctggaacTATGCCAAACAGGGCTGAAATCTGCCATGGCAATTGAAAATGAATTTTATGCACTAGCCATTTAGGAAGTAATAGGACTATTTTTATGAACTACACTCTTCATGCTTTGGCTTTGCTAATATTTAGCCAAATCTTTTGTACCCATATCAGTATTCAACTATGCTGTAATGGATAAGACTAAATATTTGCATTCCGTTCTGATGCCTTTCCCCCTCCCAAATTATCTACATGCAGATATAATAGCAGGCACCTCAAGCGTCCTTTTGCTATGTTTACTTTCCTTTGCGTGTTTGTTCAGTCTGAAGAAGTATAGGCACAGAAGGATTTCAAAGGGAACACCAAGGATTGAGTCCTTCCTACAAAGGAATGGAACCTTACATCCAAAGAGATACACTTACACAGAAGTAAAAAGGATGACAAAATCTTTTGCTGAAAAGCTAGGTCACGGTGGATTTGGTGCTGTTTACAGAGGCAACCTATCTGATGGTCGCCAGGTAGCAGTCAAGATGTTAAAGGACTCCAAGGGTGACGGTGAAGAATTCATCAATGAGGTTGCTAGTATTAGTAGAACTTCTCACGTCAACGTGGTGACTCTGTTAGGATTTTGCTTGCATCGATCCAAAAGGGCTCTGATCTATGAGTATATGCCAAATGGTTCACTTGAAAGATATGCTTTCCGCAAGAACTCCAAAGGCGAACTTTCATTAACTTGGGAGAAGTTATTTGATGTAGCAGTTGGAATTGCCCGAGGGCTTGAGTATCTTCACCGTGGATGCAGTACCCGCATTGTGCATTTCGATATTAAACCCCACAACATTCTACTAGATCAAGAATTCTGCCCTAAGATCTCAGATTTTGGAATGGCTAAGCTTTGTGCTAACAAAGAGAGTATTGTCTCCATTGCCGGTGCAAGAGGAACAATAGGCTATATTGCCCCGGAGGTCTATTCAAAGCAGTTTGGAGCAATAAGTAGCAAGTCCGATGTCTATAGCTATGGAATGATGATCCTTGAGATGGTTGGGGCAAGGGAGAGGAACATAG
Proteins encoded in this window:
- the LOC127762513 gene encoding uncharacterized protein LOC127762513 — its product is MDSFLAETKLVRTTPDRANEQNTGTPVLCRIAMALPPRLLPFFLLIGVHASVSHGSPLPPTYNTSICSKSYECGGVNISYPFYLSNATDDYTPFSCGYTDLTIFCSRDRDGRNETPTILLGGDNYTVLNIFYDNRTIVPADTDALRGGSCPRVRHNVTFGQAYEWLQYTGSRDNLTFFFGCKLNLSPPIDPRLVSGGNDQSTTKLI
- the LOC127762485 gene encoding LEAF RUST 10 DISEASE-RESISTANCE LOCUS RECEPTOR-LIKE PROTEIN KINASE-like 2.1, translated to MPLLLCRRRLLLLLLLLVAASHGDASSDTYDTSICLEKPTTCGNVSISYPFYLAKETQDINGSSNSYCGYPGLAIDCDDAQPILQLNGAEKYKVNYINYGNGSITNVSLVDQEVVNDSSGCPRVDHNMTIPPISWLFLPGMSVDYLVFFLSCSFPNLFLPPENTDPITCSFIGLTGQSYVLPKDQVPPGSWTQFCQKIYEVPVVKYEPMDPKGDAWRKGGYGQVLLQGFALSVNDSRRPPNCTQCEESEGRCGFSQAREFIGCLCPNGRVRSLRCYDSDLTGYSSLKGRMKLYIIAGTSSVLLLCLLSFACLFSLKKYRHRRISKGTPRIESFLQRNGTLHPKRYTYTEVKRMTKSFAEKLGHGGFGAVYRGNLSDGRQVAVKMLKDSKGDGEEFINEVASISRTSHVNVVTLLGFCLHRSKRALIYEYMPNGSLERYAFRKNSKGELSLTWEKLFDVAVGIARGLEYLHRGCSTRIVHFDIKPHNILLDQEFCPKISDFGMAKLCANKESIVSIAGARGTIGYIAPEVYSKQFGAISSKSDVYSYGMMILEMVGARERNIDANSESSSHYFPQWIYEHIDEYCISSSEIDGETIELVRKMIVVALWCIQVVPTNRPTMTRVVEMLEGSTSGLELPPKVLLSW